In Bacteroidota bacterium, a single genomic region encodes these proteins:
- a CDS encoding uroporphyrinogen decarboxylase family protein, which translates to MTKRELVKNAIKIQEVPRFPWIPFVGCHAGSLLGKTATEFLQSKDDIVKGINHAIELYNADGIPVIFDLQIEAEAMGCKLNWVDDNPPAVISHPMAEGVALEDIKMPTLEDGRIQLAMDTARELRAANPDIALYGLITGPFTLALHLLGTDIFMDMMMDPDKITNLMEFTTKVGNFMAEEYIKAGVDVVAIVDPMTSQIDPMSFETFVQPYAAEVFETIKKNGALSSFFVCGNAKQNIEGMCNCGPDNISIDENIPLDFVRDVALEKGVSFGGNIQLTVSILMGTEEDCQRDALACMDIGGKKGFLLAPGCDIPMETPVNNMKAIADLVHDDLRQGELRASEATKEEVETLDLTDHWKEDQVIVDVVTLNSKSCAACQYMYEAAKVVCEPYGKKVVCREYNIMTPEGVAMMQTLGVRNLPTVVIDGNIEFISQIPPLKDISDKIDAQIDKKGIK; encoded by the coding sequence ATGACTAAGAGAGAACTGGTAAAAAACGCAATAAAAATTCAGGAAGTACCACGTTTCCCGTGGATTCCTTTTGTAGGATGTCATGCAGGAAGCTTATTAGGAAAGACTGCTACCGAGTTTTTACAATCTAAAGATGATATTGTAAAAGGTATTAATCATGCTATAGAATTGTATAATGCCGATGGAATTCCTGTAATTTTCGATTTGCAGATAGAGGCAGAAGCAATGGGATGTAAACTAAATTGGGTTGACGATAATCCTCCTGCGGTTATTTCGCATCCAATGGCAGAAGGAGTTGCATTGGAAGATATTAAAATGCCAACTCTTGAAGATGGAAGAATCCAATTGGCAATGGATACAGCCCGCGAATTACGTGCCGCTAATCCTGATATTGCTCTGTATGGTTTGATTACAGGTCCTTTTACTTTGGCTTTACATTTATTGGGTACAGATATCTTTATGGATATGATGATGGATCCCGATAAAATCACTAACCTGATGGAGTTTACTACTAAGGTTGGTAATTTTATGGCAGAGGAATACATCAAAGCGGGTGTAGATGTTGTTGCTATTGTTGACCCGATGACAAGTCAGATCGATCCTATGTCGTTCGAAACATTTGTTCAGCCTTATGCTGCCGAAGTTTTCGAAACGATTAAGAAAAATGGAGCTTTAAGTTCATTCTTCGTTTGTGGAAATGCAAAACAGAATATTGAAGGAATGTGTAATTGTGGACCTGATAACATTTCTATCGATGAGAATATACCTTTAGATTTTGTACGTGATGTTGCATTAGAAAAAGGAGTGAGTTTTGGCGGGAATATTCAACTTACCGTATCAATATTGATGGGTACTGAAGAAGACTGTCAGCGCGATGCATTGGCTTGTATGGATATAGGGGGTAAAAAAGGATTCTTATTGGCTCCGGGATGTGATATACCAATGGAAACTCCTGTGAATAATATGAAGGCTATTGCTGATTTAGTTCACGACGATTTGCGTCAGGGCGAATTAAGAGCATCTGAAGCAACAAAGGAAGAAGTAGAAACACTTGACTTAACAGATCACTGGAAAGAAGATCAGGTAATTGTTGATGTTGTTACTTTAAATTCTAAGTCATGTGCAGCTTGTCAGTATATGTATGAAGCCGCTAAGGTAGTTTGCGAGCCTTATGGTAAGAAAGTTGTATGCCGAGAGTATAATATTATGACTCCCGAAGGAGTTGCTATGATGCAAACACTTGGAGTACGTAATTTACCAACAGTAGTAATAGACGGAAATATCGAATTTATATCACAAATACCTCCTTTAAAAGATATCTCTGATAAGATTGATGCTCAGATAGATAAGAAAGGAATAAAATAA